In the genome of Streptomyces sp. NBC_00190, one region contains:
- a CDS encoding flavin monoamine oxidase family protein translates to MITDPLATPAPSDGPAPEPSRRPSRRTVIAGAAAVAGGGALTVAAASAETPKAAPGAAHADWDTCLTIARAILVRDEQDQPLVPRYADILLKNGLPRSRARRKVLIVGAGPAGLTAAHLLREAGHQVTVIEANANRVGGRIKTFRAGGHEKSAAPFADPKQYAEAGAMRIPDSHPLVTGLMDGLGLKRRRFHLVDVDGAGRPAYRTWIYVNGIRTRRADYARGPQAVNRSFGVPKAYESVPAAQIVRDAFAPVRKEIEGKKDKELVEGWARVIQHYGHMSMYRYLTEVAELDERTIDLIGTVENLTSRLHLAFVHSFIGASLISPDTAFFELPGGTATLADALYARVKDLVRLDRRATRITHGEGKVTVDTVSEGRGGSPVQRETFTADTAIITVPFSGLRHIPVTPALSYGKRRAVTELHYDAATKVLLEFSRRWWEFDEADWKRELEAVKPGLYRRYQLAQTPEAGGLLGAHPSVPKGHISDAQRAHYAACRAVTRDQPEAAGVIGGGSATDNPNRFMFQPSYPVEGSAGGVVLASYSWSDDALKWDSLDDDERYPRALAGVQEVFGQRIEVFYTGVGRTQSWMRDPYAYGEASVLLPGQHTELFPHVRKAEGDLHFAGCHTSIKPAWIEGALESAVRAALEVHSAQ, encoded by the coding sequence ATGATCACTGATCCCCTTGCCACCCCCGCACCCTCGGACGGGCCCGCACCCGAGCCTTCCCGCAGGCCTTCCCGCCGTACCGTCATCGCCGGCGCGGCCGCGGTCGCGGGAGGCGGCGCCCTGACGGTCGCCGCCGCTTCCGCCGAGACGCCGAAAGCCGCGCCCGGCGCGGCACACGCCGACTGGGACACCTGCCTCACCATCGCCCGGGCCATCCTCGTACGGGACGAGCAGGACCAGCCCCTGGTGCCGCGCTACGCGGACATCCTCCTGAAGAACGGACTGCCCCGGTCCCGGGCCCGCAGGAAGGTGCTGATCGTCGGCGCCGGGCCCGCCGGGCTCACCGCCGCCCACCTGCTGCGCGAGGCCGGGCACCAGGTCACCGTCATCGAGGCCAACGCGAACCGGGTCGGCGGCCGGATCAAGACCTTCCGTGCCGGCGGCCACGAGAAGTCCGCCGCGCCCTTCGCCGACCCGAAGCAGTACGCCGAGGCCGGGGCCATGCGCATCCCCGACAGCCACCCGCTCGTCACCGGGCTGATGGACGGCCTCGGCCTGAAGCGCCGGCGTTTCCACCTGGTCGATGTCGACGGGGCCGGTCGCCCCGCGTACCGGACATGGATCTACGTCAACGGCATCCGTACCCGCCGGGCCGACTACGCGCGCGGCCCGCAGGCGGTCAACCGTTCCTTCGGAGTGCCGAAGGCCTACGAGTCCGTGCCCGCCGCCCAGATCGTCCGGGACGCCTTCGCTCCCGTACGCAAGGAGATCGAGGGCAAGAAGGACAAGGAACTCGTCGAGGGCTGGGCCCGCGTCATCCAGCACTACGGCCACATGTCGATGTACCGGTACCTGACGGAGGTGGCGGAGCTCGACGAGCGGACCATCGACCTGATCGGAACGGTCGAGAACCTCACCTCCCGCCTGCACCTCGCGTTCGTGCACAGCTTCATCGGGGCTTCGCTGATCAGCCCCGACACCGCCTTCTTCGAACTGCCCGGCGGCACGGCCACGTTGGCGGACGCGCTCTACGCCCGGGTCAAGGACCTGGTACGGCTCGACCGGCGCGCCACCCGGATCACCCATGGCGAGGGCAAGGTCACCGTCGACACCGTGTCCGAGGGCCGCGGCGGCAGCCCCGTACAGCGCGAGACCTTCACCGCCGACACCGCGATCATCACAGTCCCCTTCTCCGGACTGCGCCACATCCCGGTCACCCCCGCGCTCTCCTACGGCAAGCGGCGCGCGGTCACCGAACTGCACTACGACGCCGCCACGAAGGTGCTGCTCGAATTCAGCCGCCGCTGGTGGGAGTTCGACGAAGCCGACTGGAAGCGGGAGCTGGAGGCCGTGAAGCCCGGCCTGTACCGGAGGTATCAGCTCGCGCAGACCCCGGAGGCCGGGGGGCTGCTGGGCGCCCACCCCTCCGTGCCCAAGGGCCACATCTCCGATGCCCAGCGCGCCCACTACGCCGCCTGCCGCGCGGTCACCCGCGACCAGCCCGAAGCGGCCGGCGTCATCGGCGGAGGCTCGGCGACCGACAATCCCAACCGCTTCATGTTCCAGCCGTCCTACCCGGTCGAAGGCAGCGCCGGCGGGGTGGTCCTCGCGTCCTACAGCTGGTCGGACGACGCCCTGAAGTGGGATTCCCTGGACGACGACGAGCGGTACCCGCGCGCCCTGGCGGGCGTCCAGGAGGTGTTCGGGCAGCGGATCGAGGTGTTCTACACCGGAGTCGGCCGCACCCAGTCCTGGATGCGCGATCCGTACGCCTACGGTGAGGCGTCCGTGCTGCTGCCCGGCCAGCACACCGAGCTCTTCCCCCATGTCCGCAAGGCCGAGGGCGACCTGCACTTCGCCGGGTGCCACACCTCCATCAAGCCCGCGTGGATCGAAGGAGCCCTGGAATCCGCGGTACGGGCCGCGCTGGAAGTCCACTCGGCGCAGTGA
- a CDS encoding CASTOR/POLLUX-related putative ion channel, with amino-acid sequence MTQDHTTSLRLRLRYRFDHLVAGGTTALIGWLALACLAVVIPASTVLVWSDRTAPGTLSGRLTAVWVSVGQTLKIGGAVGSPLYVLASVSLALVALLFVSTLVSLITTGINRRIMSLRRGHSTVLEARHTVLLGWSDQVFPVIGELVAAHANQRRSVIAVLAPKDKVEMEDDICAHVTGRGRTRIICRSGSTTDPTELRRVSPRTAKAVLVLPPAGDGGDAHVVKTLLALDAAVPGAGDVVVVAAVRDTRNHMTARLAAGPTGHVLCVDDIVARLLVQTARQPGLSLVYQELLDFEGDEFYTTPAEGLAGRTFGEALLSFATSAVVGLLRADGGVALNPDPATAIGAGDRIIVISQDDDTAVQLDVASCVDEEAIVTAESRVPVAERLLLLGWNRRAPLIVDQLDQYVSPGTTLDVVALGESAATGGAGDIAAALNHLEVTFHSGDVTDPLVLAKLDVPAYDSVIVIGETDPVAAGAPSLTARTATGPTTATSPATATDMDTEALADDRTLVTLLHLRAIGAAARRELALTTEMSDDGNRLLAPARVGADFIVSGRLISLLMTQISESSYLADVFQELFDAEGHEFYLKPVSDYVRAGREVSFATVVESARRRRECAVGYRLRGQMSTGPAYGVSINPDKRQRIRFAEGDWLIVLAES; translated from the coding sequence GTGACGCAGGATCACACGACGTCCCTCCGGCTGCGGCTGCGGTACCGGTTCGACCATCTGGTCGCGGGCGGGACCACCGCGCTCATCGGCTGGCTCGCCCTGGCCTGCCTCGCGGTCGTCATCCCGGCGAGCACGGTCCTCGTCTGGTCCGACCGGACCGCCCCGGGCACCCTCTCCGGCCGACTCACGGCGGTGTGGGTCAGCGTCGGCCAGACGCTGAAGATCGGGGGTGCGGTCGGCTCCCCGCTCTACGTCCTGGCTTCCGTGTCCCTCGCCCTGGTCGCCCTGCTGTTCGTGTCGACCCTGGTCAGCCTGATCACCACGGGCATCAACCGGCGCATCATGTCGCTGCGCCGCGGCCACTCCACCGTGCTGGAGGCACGGCACACCGTCCTGCTGGGCTGGTCGGACCAGGTGTTCCCGGTGATCGGGGAGTTGGTCGCCGCCCACGCGAACCAGCGCCGGTCGGTCATCGCGGTGCTCGCCCCGAAGGACAAGGTGGAAATGGAGGACGACATCTGCGCCCACGTCACCGGCCGTGGCAGGACGCGGATCATCTGCCGCAGCGGCAGCACCACCGATCCCACCGAGCTGCGCCGGGTGAGCCCGCGGACCGCGAAGGCGGTTCTCGTCCTGCCTCCCGCCGGGGACGGCGGTGACGCCCATGTCGTGAAGACCCTGCTCGCCCTCGACGCGGCCGTCCCCGGGGCGGGTGACGTGGTGGTGGTCGCCGCGGTCCGTGACACCCGCAACCACATGACCGCAAGGCTGGCCGCAGGGCCGACGGGGCACGTCCTGTGCGTCGACGACATCGTCGCCCGGCTCCTCGTGCAGACCGCGCGCCAGCCCGGCCTCTCGCTCGTCTACCAGGAACTGCTGGACTTCGAGGGCGACGAGTTCTACACCACCCCCGCCGAGGGGCTCGCGGGACGCACCTTCGGCGAGGCCCTGCTGTCGTTCGCCACGTCCGCCGTGGTCGGCCTGCTGCGGGCCGACGGCGGCGTCGCCCTCAATCCGGACCCCGCCACGGCGATCGGCGCGGGCGACCGGATCATCGTCATCTCCCAGGACGACGACACGGCCGTACAGCTGGACGTGGCCTCCTGCGTCGACGAGGAGGCGATCGTCACGGCGGAGAGCAGGGTCCCCGTGGCCGAACGCCTGCTCCTGCTCGGCTGGAACCGCCGGGCTCCGCTCATCGTGGACCAGCTCGACCAGTACGTGAGCCCCGGAACCACCCTGGATGTCGTGGCGCTCGGCGAGTCGGCGGCGACGGGCGGCGCCGGTGACATCGCGGCGGCCCTGAACCATCTCGAAGTGACCTTCCACAGCGGGGACGTCACCGACCCGCTCGTCCTGGCCAAGCTGGACGTACCGGCGTACGACAGCGTGATCGTGATCGGTGAAACGGACCCGGTGGCCGCGGGTGCGCCGTCCCTGACAGCCCGGACGGCGACGGGGCCGACGACCGCGACGTCGCCGGCGACGGCGACGGACATGGACACGGAGGCGCTGGCCGACGACCGGACGCTGGTCACGCTGCTGCACCTGCGGGCCATCGGGGCGGCCGCACGCCGGGAACTCGCGCTCACCACCGAGATGTCCGACGACGGCAACCGGCTCCTCGCCCCCGCCCGCGTGGGAGCCGACTTCATCGTGAGCGGCAGGCTCATCAGTCTCCTGATGACCCAGATCTCGGAGAGCAGCTACCTCGCCGACGTGTTCCAGGAGCTGTTCGACGCCGAGGGGCACGAGTTCTACCTCAAACCGGTCTCGGACTACGTCCGGGCTGGTCGCGAGGTCTCCTTCGCCACGGTCGTCGAGTCCGCACGCCGCCGCCGCGAGTGCGCGGTCGGCTACCGGCTGCGCGGACAGATGTCCACGGGCCCGGCCTACGGGGTGAGCATCAACCCCGACAAGCGGCAGCGGATCCGGTTCGCCGAGGGCGACTGGCTGATCGTGCTCGCCGAGAGCTGA
- a CDS encoding HlyD family efflux transporter periplasmic adaptor subunit: MQFRQKALSKLQSPEELDLPVRFARPQGRLVLAVTVVVMAAATFWALTGTVSAKLSAPGVLTHAEGAYVLQSPVAGQVTAVLAEEGALLPPGAPLLNVRTEQGDRPVRAVTGGRLTTLSATVGSVVATGADVAIVEHVKNADDPLMAVVYVPGGSGSTIAVGASVDLDVQSAPRNRFGMLRGRVKTVGRAPQTVAQISGFLGDRGLAEQFARQGNPVAVLVQLERSTATRSGYKWSSADGPPYALDSTTPLTATVHLAAQRPVDWLLP, encoded by the coding sequence GTGCAGTTTCGTCAAAAGGCTCTTTCCAAGCTGCAATCGCCCGAAGAACTCGATTTGCCCGTGCGCTTCGCACGCCCGCAAGGGCGGCTCGTACTGGCCGTCACGGTCGTCGTCATGGCCGCCGCGACCTTCTGGGCCCTCACCGGCACCGTGTCCGCCAAGCTGAGCGCACCCGGCGTCCTCACCCACGCCGAGGGGGCCTACGTACTGCAGAGCCCGGTCGCCGGACAGGTGACGGCGGTCCTCGCCGAGGAGGGCGCGCTCCTGCCCCCCGGCGCACCCCTGCTCAACGTCCGTACGGAGCAGGGCGACCGGCCGGTGCGCGCGGTGACGGGCGGCCGGCTCACGACACTGTCCGCCACCGTGGGTTCGGTGGTCGCGACCGGCGCGGACGTGGCGATCGTCGAACACGTGAAGAACGCGGACGACCCCCTGATGGCCGTCGTGTACGTGCCGGGCGGCAGCGGCTCGACGATCGCCGTGGGCGCCTCGGTCGACCTCGACGTCCAGTCGGCCCCCCGGAACCGCTTCGGCATGCTGCGCGGCCGCGTCAAGACGGTCGGCCGCGCGCCTCAGACGGTGGCGCAGATCAGCGGCTTCCTCGGCGACAGAGGACTCGCCGAGCAGTTCGCCAGGCAGGGCAACCCGGTCGCGGTGCTCGTACAACTGGAGCGCTCCACCGCCACCAGGTCCGGCTACAAGTGGTCCTCCGCGGACGGCCCCCCGTACGCCCTCGACTCCACGACCCCGCTCACCGCCACCGTCCACCTCGCCGCGCAGCGCCCCGTGGACTGGCTGCTGCCATGA
- a CDS encoding NHLP family bacteriocin export ABC transporter peptidase/permease/ATPase subunit, producing the protein MTASQTGTPPRAPQLPPVGHRRRGSEPKGGTRRKSAPAPRGRTPRPVRTPTVLQMEAVECGAAALAMVLGHYGRFVPLEELRIGCGVSRDGSRASNLLKAARGYGLQAKGMQMDLAALAEVSAPAILFWEFNHYVVYDGMGRRLGRRGVYINDPGKGRRFVPMEEFDTSFTGVVLTFEPGEGFRRGGRRPSVLGAMPARLRGTSGTMAAAVVSSLLLVAVGAAGPALSRTYIDMFLIGEQTSLLGVLFASMAVTLVLTGTLTGLQQANLLRGRIISSTLGSARFLRHLLRLPVAFYSQRNPADLVQRLQSNDAVAETLARDLAAAAVDTVVVVLYAVLLWTYDPQLTVVGVMIALLNVVAIRTVMHLRATGTQKLRAESARLTNTSYSGLQLIETMKATGGENGFFRRWAGQHAVTLDVQQRLGVPSAWLAIVAPTLAALNSALILMIGGLRAVEGHLTVGLLVAFQALVTSFTAPISRLGGVAGRIQDFAADVARLKDVENFPVDPVFSRREPAAHTRRLTGHVELDNVTFGYSPLDAPLLKDFSLSVGPGQQVALVGGSGSGKSTVSRLLSGLHTPWQGAIRIDGMRLEDIPRSALAASVSFVDQDVFLFEGTVRDNVTLWDPSIPDEAVVAALQDAAVHDVVARRPGGIHSRVEQDGRNFSGGQRQRLEIARALVRRPSVMVLDEVTSALDAVTEQTVIDNLRRRGCACVVIAHRLSTVRDSDEIVVLDRGTVVERGRHEYLAAAQGPYAELVKEH; encoded by the coding sequence ATGACCGCGTCGCAGACCGGGACACCTCCCCGGGCACCCCAGCTCCCGCCCGTCGGACACCGGCGGCGCGGCTCCGAGCCCAAGGGCGGCACCCGCCGCAAGTCCGCGCCCGCCCCCAGGGGCAGGACGCCCCGCCCCGTCCGCACGCCCACCGTGCTGCAGATGGAAGCCGTGGAGTGCGGAGCCGCCGCCCTGGCCATGGTGCTGGGCCACTACGGCCGCTTCGTCCCCCTGGAGGAGCTGCGCATCGGATGCGGTGTCTCCCGCGACGGCTCCCGCGCCAGCAACCTCCTCAAGGCCGCCCGCGGTTACGGGCTGCAGGCCAAGGGCATGCAGATGGACCTGGCCGCCCTCGCCGAGGTGAGCGCCCCGGCCATCCTCTTCTGGGAGTTCAACCACTACGTCGTCTACGACGGCATGGGCCGCCGCCTCGGCCGCCGGGGCGTGTACATCAACGACCCCGGCAAGGGCCGCCGGTTCGTCCCCATGGAGGAGTTCGACACCAGCTTCACCGGTGTCGTGCTCACCTTCGAACCCGGCGAGGGCTTTCGCCGCGGCGGCCGCAGGCCGAGCGTCCTGGGTGCCATGCCGGCCCGTCTGCGCGGCACCTCGGGCACCATGGCCGCCGCCGTCGTCTCCAGCCTCCTGCTGGTGGCCGTCGGCGCGGCGGGGCCCGCCCTGAGCCGCACGTACATCGACATGTTCCTCATCGGGGAGCAGACGTCCCTGCTGGGCGTGCTGTTCGCGTCGATGGCGGTCACCCTGGTGCTCACCGGGACGCTCACGGGGCTCCAGCAGGCCAATCTGCTGCGCGGGCGCATCATCTCCTCCACCCTGGGCAGTGCCCGCTTCCTGCGGCACCTGCTCAGGCTTCCGGTCGCCTTCTACTCCCAGCGCAACCCGGCCGACCTGGTCCAGCGCCTGCAGTCCAACGACGCCGTCGCCGAGACCCTCGCGCGGGACCTGGCCGCCGCGGCCGTGGACACCGTCGTGGTCGTGCTCTACGCCGTGCTGCTGTGGACGTACGATCCGCAGCTCACCGTCGTCGGCGTGATGATCGCGCTGCTCAACGTGGTGGCCATCCGGACCGTGATGCACCTGCGGGCCACCGGTACCCAGAAACTGCGCGCCGAGAGCGCCCGGCTGACGAACACGTCCTACAGCGGCCTCCAGCTCATCGAGACGATGAAGGCCACCGGAGGCGAGAACGGCTTCTTCCGCCGCTGGGCGGGACAGCACGCGGTCACCCTCGACGTGCAGCAGCGGCTCGGCGTGCCCAGCGCGTGGCTCGCGATCGTCGCACCCACGCTGGCGGCGCTCAACAGCGCGTTGATCCTGATGATCGGCGGACTGCGGGCGGTGGAAGGGCATCTCACCGTCGGTCTGCTCGTCGCCTTCCAGGCCCTGGTGACCAGCTTCACCGCGCCGATCTCCCGGCTGGGCGGCGTCGCCGGACGCATCCAGGACTTCGCGGCCGACGTGGCCCGCCTCAAGGACGTGGAGAACTTCCCCGTCGATCCGGTCTTCTCGCGCCGCGAGCCCGCCGCCCACACCCGCCGCCTCACCGGCCACGTGGAGCTGGACAACGTCACCTTCGGCTACAGCCCGCTGGACGCCCCGCTGCTCAAGGACTTCTCGCTGTCGGTCGGCCCGGGGCAGCAGGTCGCGCTCGTCGGCGGCTCCGGCAGCGGCAAGTCCACCGTCTCACGGCTGCTGTCGGGCCTCCACACGCCGTGGCAGGGGGCGATCCGCATCGACGGGATGCGGCTGGAGGACATCCCCCGCAGCGCGCTGGCAGCCTCCGTGTCCTTCGTCGACCAGGACGTCTTCCTCTTCGAGGGCACCGTCCGCGACAACGTGACGCTCTGGGATCCCTCGATTCCGGACGAGGCCGTCGTCGCAGCGCTCCAGGACGCCGCCGTCCACGACGTGGTCGCCCGCCGCCCCGGCGGCATCCACAGCAGGGTCGAGCAGGACGGCCGGAACTTCTCCGGCGGCCAGCGCCAGCGTCTGGAAATCGCCCGGGCGCTGGTCAGGCGCCCCAGCGTCATGGTCCTCGACGAAGTGACCAGCGCCCTGGACGCGGTGACCGAGCAGACCGTCATCGACAACCTGCGGCGCCGCGGCTGCGCCTGCGTGGTCATCGCCCACCGGCTGAGCACGGTGCGCGACAGCGACGAGATCGTCGTGCTCGACCGGGGCACGGTCGTGGAGCGGGGGCGGCACGAGTACCTGGCCGCCGCGCAGGGCCCGTACGCCGAACTGGTCAAGGAGCACTGA
- a CDS encoding NHLP bacteriocin export ABC transporter permease/ATPase subunit translates to MGALGSPVDCTGVRSLSLEGPHVLWLVVRGELDLFAVDAAQAGHWHFLGRLGAGTLLLGPADGPEHTLVGRPVQGCLLRRIELRELPGPGHGVAFQQQWADHTGYGAPADRPSPLEDAFARGLGRGLRVLYQAPLDGRATTERGRADDDILWMQITPGSVQYGAVYEEGTAGTLLVDAAMWQGMVDQQYRLLYALDRSIEQLGRAHEDRMAAGIEAGQAARTQADRTLLASIDRSGGRSRHWGASVDATFAVCCLVADEARITLSEPGEADAASERTDPVERIALASRIRTRAVGLGGQWWRENSGPLVGRREKDGAPVALLWRRGGYEAVDPATGTRRRIGRADEADFEPRAVMFYRPLPDGRVGLPALLRFSLRGTLPELRSLLLGGLVAVVLGALVPIATGQVLGRYVPNAENGLIVQTALALIATGVVSAAFMLLQNISILRMEGRIEATLQPAVWDRLLRLPAKFFAGRSTGELAGAAMGISAIRSALSGVGPVCVQAGTVGAMNLGLLLFHSVPLALAAVGMLVVIAALFLGLGLWQLRYQRRLITLNNKLNNQAFQTLRGLPKLRVAAAESFAYAAWAREFARTRELQQRIGRIQNVITVLGAVYLPLCTLVMFVLLAGPARGVMSASEFLTFSTALTMLMSSVTQVTGALISAAAVLPMFEQVKPVLRELPEAGRTSTRPGELTGAVEAMALSFRYTDDGPLILDDVNVAIGAGEFVAIVGASGCGKSTLLRLLIGFDKPASGSVLYDGQDLAALDQAAVRRQCGVVLQNAQPFTGPILDCIRGAGTFSLEEAWEAAAMAGLAEDIKAMPMGMHTMLSDGGGTVSGGQRQRLMIAQALIRKPRVLFFDEATSALDNEAQRVVIESTRTLKATRIVIAHRLSTIMDADRVIAMSDGRVVQQGPPAELLADTTGLFHELVRRQLSG, encoded by the coding sequence CTGGGCGCCCTCGGCTCGCCGGTCGACTGCACGGGCGTGCGCAGCCTGTCGCTAGAGGGCCCGCACGTGCTGTGGCTCGTCGTGCGGGGCGAGCTGGACCTCTTCGCCGTCGACGCCGCGCAGGCCGGGCACTGGCACTTCCTGGGCCGGCTGGGGGCGGGCACCCTGCTGCTGGGCCCGGCCGACGGCCCCGAGCACACCCTGGTCGGCCGGCCCGTGCAGGGCTGCCTGCTGCGCCGTATCGAGCTGCGGGAACTGCCCGGCCCCGGGCACGGCGTCGCCTTCCAGCAGCAGTGGGCCGACCACACGGGGTACGGCGCCCCCGCGGACCGGCCGAGCCCGCTGGAGGACGCGTTCGCGCGCGGGCTCGGACGAGGGCTGCGGGTGCTGTACCAGGCACCGTTGGACGGCCGCGCGACCACCGAGCGGGGCCGGGCCGACGACGACATCCTGTGGATGCAGATCACCCCCGGCAGCGTGCAGTACGGCGCCGTGTACGAGGAGGGCACGGCCGGCACCCTCCTCGTCGACGCGGCGATGTGGCAGGGCATGGTCGATCAGCAGTACCGGCTGCTGTACGCCCTGGACCGCTCGATCGAGCAGCTCGGGCGCGCCCACGAGGACCGCATGGCGGCCGGGATCGAGGCCGGGCAGGCGGCCCGTACCCAGGCGGACCGGACGCTGCTGGCCTCCATCGACCGCTCCGGCGGCCGCTCGCGCCACTGGGGCGCGAGCGTCGACGCCACCTTCGCCGTGTGCTGCCTCGTGGCCGACGAGGCCCGCATCACCCTGTCCGAACCGGGCGAGGCCGACGCCGCCTCCGAGCGGACCGACCCCGTCGAACGCATCGCGCTCGCCTCGCGGATACGCACCCGCGCGGTCGGACTCGGCGGGCAGTGGTGGCGGGAGAACAGTGGTCCGCTGGTGGGCCGGCGCGAGAAGGACGGAGCCCCGGTCGCCCTGCTGTGGCGGCGTGGCGGATACGAGGCGGTCGACCCCGCCACCGGCACGCGCCGGCGCATCGGCAGGGCTGACGAGGCCGACTTCGAACCACGCGCCGTCATGTTCTACCGACCGCTGCCCGACGGGCGGGTGGGCCTGCCGGCGCTGCTGCGCTTCAGTCTTCGCGGCACCCTGCCGGAGCTGCGCAGCCTGCTCCTGGGCGGGCTGGTCGCGGTGGTCCTGGGCGCACTGGTGCCCATCGCCACCGGCCAGGTGCTCGGCCGGTACGTGCCCAACGCCGAGAACGGCCTCATCGTGCAGACCGCGCTGGCCCTCATCGCCACCGGCGTCGTCTCGGCCGCCTTCATGCTCCTGCAGAACATCTCCATCCTGCGCATGGAGGGCCGCATCGAGGCCACCTTGCAACCGGCGGTGTGGGACCGGCTGCTGAGGCTGCCGGCGAAGTTCTTCGCCGGCCGCTCCACGGGCGAACTGGCCGGCGCGGCCATGGGCATCAGCGCGATCCGCAGCGCGCTGTCCGGTGTCGGACCGGTCTGCGTACAGGCGGGCACGGTCGGCGCGATGAACCTCGGGCTGCTGCTCTTCCACAGCGTGCCGCTGGCGCTGGCGGCGGTCGGCATGCTGGTCGTCATCGCGGCGCTCTTCCTGGGCCTGGGCCTGTGGCAGCTGCGCTACCAGCGCCGGCTGATCACGCTCAACAACAAGCTCAACAACCAGGCTTTCCAGACCCTGCGCGGGCTGCCCAAACTACGCGTCGCCGCGGCCGAGAGCTTCGCCTACGCCGCCTGGGCCCGGGAGTTCGCCCGTACCCGCGAGCTGCAGCAGCGCATCGGCCGGATCCAGAACGTCATCACGGTGCTGGGCGCGGTGTACCTGCCGCTGTGCACGCTGGTGATGTTCGTCCTGCTGGCCGGGCCGGCCCGCGGCGTCATGTCCGCCAGCGAGTTCCTCACCTTCAGCACCGCCCTGACGATGCTGATGTCCTCGGTCACCCAGGTGACCGGCGCGCTCATCTCGGCGGCCGCGGTGCTGCCGATGTTCGAGCAGGTCAAGCCGGTCCTGAGGGAGCTGCCCGAGGCGGGCCGCACCAGTACCCGGCCGGGCGAGCTGACCGGCGCCGTCGAGGCCATGGCCCTGTCCTTCCGCTACACGGACGACGGCCCTCTGATACTCGATGACGTCAACGTCGCGATCGGAGCAGGTGAGTTCGTCGCGATCGTCGGGGCCAGCGGATGCGGCAAATCCACCCTGCTCCGGCTGCTCATCGGCTTCGACAAGCCGGCCTCCGGCAGCGTCCTGTACGACGGCCAGGACCTGGCGGCGCTGGACCAGGCGGCCGTGCGCCGCCAGTGCGGCGTCGTCCTGCAGAACGCCCAGCCCTTCACCGGCCCGATCCTCGACTGCATCCGCGGCGCCGGGACGTTCTCGCTGGAGGAAGCCTGGGAAGCCGCCGCGATGGCGGGCCTGGCCGAGGACATCAAGGCCATGCCGATGGGCATGCACACCATGCTGTCCGACGGCGGCGGCACCGTCTCGGGCGGCCAGCGCCAGCGCCTGATGATCGCCCAGGCCCTCATCCGCAAGCCGCGCGTCCTGTTCTTCGACGAGGCCACCAGCGCGCTGGACAACGAGGCCCAGCGCGTGGTCATCGAATCGACCCGCACCCTGAAGGCCACCCGCATCGTGATCGCCCACCGGCTCTCCACGATCATGGACGCCGACCGGGTGATCGCCATGTCGGACGGCCGCGTCGTCCAGCAGGGCCCTCCCGCCGAACTCCTCGCCGACACCACGGGCCTGTTCCACGAACTGGTCCGCCGCCAACTCAGCGGCTGA
- a CDS encoding hydrolase, whose amino-acid sequence MFDITKVQAAPSKDLLTPDNSVMLFVDHQPQMFFGTGSGDRAAIINSTVGLAKAAQAFDVPAVLTTVAAESFSGPLLPQLAEVFPKHEVIDRTTMNAWEDEALVAAVKATGRKKIILSGLWTEVCLVLPALSALEQGYEVYVVSDASGGVSPAAHEHALQRMIAAGAVPVTWVQVLLELQRDWARQESYGAVMEIVKAHAGAYGLGVVYAQSVIGAHAAG is encoded by the coding sequence ATGTTCGACATCACCAAGGTGCAGGCCGCCCCGAGCAAGGATCTGCTCACGCCCGACAACTCGGTCATGCTCTTCGTGGACCACCAGCCGCAGATGTTCTTCGGCACCGGGAGCGGCGACCGCGCCGCGATCATCAACAGCACCGTGGGTCTCGCCAAGGCGGCTCAGGCCTTCGATGTGCCGGCCGTCCTGACCACGGTCGCCGCCGAGTCGTTCTCCGGGCCGCTGCTGCCCCAGCTCGCCGAGGTGTTTCCCAAGCACGAGGTGATCGACCGTACGACCATGAACGCCTGGGAGGACGAGGCGCTCGTCGCGGCGGTCAAGGCGACCGGGCGCAAGAAGATCATCCTGTCCGGCCTGTGGACCGAGGTCTGCCTGGTGCTGCCCGCGCTGTCCGCGCTTGAGCAGGGATACGAGGTGTACGTGGTCTCCGACGCCTCCGGTGGCGTCAGCCCGGCCGCCCACGAGCACGCGCTGCAGCGGATGATCGCCGCCGGCGCGGTGCCGGTGACCTGGGTACAGGTGCTCCTGGAGCTGCAGCGCGACTGGGCGCGCCAGGAGTCGTACGGCGCGGTCATGGAGATCGTCAAGGCCCACGCGGGCGCTTACGGCCTGGGCGTCGTGTACGCGCAGAGCGTCATCGGCGCGCACGCCGCCGGCTGA